Within Sorghum bicolor cultivar BTx623 chromosome 2, Sorghum_bicolor_NCBIv3, whole genome shotgun sequence, the genomic segment CGCCCCGGCGTTAGCAAGAGCGGTGAGTGTTTTGTATTTGTAACCAATTCAGTTTCTTTACGTCCATACTTGAGGGGGTgtctaaacaataattattaaacagGGTACTGAGATCATGAGGACAGTGGCGGAGCAAGGAAGGGCACTTATGATTCCGGTGGGAGATCCCGACGAAGCCAATTTGCTACGCCAACACATTCAGGTAGTCGCCAAATCTAAGTTAACATGGTAGCGTGCCAAATCTAATGTTACCCCAAATTGCAGCGTGCCATGACGCGCCTACGCAAGGTTGCTGCACGGCTCGGTTGTAGACGTGAACCCGATGTCGTAGTCCCACACCAGGTTGGAGCCGGTACCAGCCAAGGAGCAGAAGCTGCATCTTCCCACGGCCCAACTTTGCATGAAGCTGGAGGTTCATCTTCCCATAGAGCAGGAGGTTCATCTTCGCATGGAGCGGGAGCTGCAGGTACGGAAGATGAGGACGACTACTATGATGAGATGGGCATGTCGCAGCTCGACGATGCACCCCAAGCGACTCAGGAAGGTGAACGGCCACATAGGACTATCCGGCCGGTGGACAGGTACACTCCTGGTACCTATGCACTTGGGCGAGGGAAGCAGCGTACATATCACCGCCGTGAGCGTTAAGTGATGAAGTGAACAACTGTTGCAACTTCCCAATATGGTGTATGGACTTGTAAATATTATCTATGCACTTCTAAATACTTATTGTGTATGGAATTGTAAGGACTTGTGTGTATGgacttctaaattataaatattATGGTGTTAGTAACGACTATGGCATGTATTGTTTTCATATGTTGCATTTTATCTTCAAAGTGGATGTTGGCAATCTGGTGAAAAGCCTTCGTGCAAAAACCAGTCCAAGTGTTTTAAAATCAACATTTACATGACCTCGGCGTTTAATCTTTTAACGCCGAAACCTGGTCTTCCCTGGAACTGAGGGTTCCGAAGCGCCGATGTGAGAAAGCTCGGCGTTTAGTCCTTTGACGCCGACCCCGGGTTCTCCCTGGAATCGAAAGTCCCGAAGCGCCGAGAAAGCATTACATTCACGATGGTGAAACATAACCAGAAAGAAGATCCTCGTCCGATGACGACGCATCCTCCCTACAAGGAGACGGGTTAATCACTGGGACCGTTTTTTGCGCCGCATACGCCTCCTCCATCGCATCTGCTACTTGCGAATCAAGCTCGTCGTCCATCTCCCCCCAATCCAATACATTTGTTGCCTTTTTTTGATAGTACTCCGCCTCAGCTTTGGCCGCTGCTTGGGAAAAGAGCTCATCGTCTACTTCATCTAGCATGTGATGTTGATTGACAAAATCTCCAGGACCCAAAGAGACACCATGGGGAACATCATCCACAACCTGCTCCACAACAACGGGATCACCAGCAGGACCCGAAGCAAGTTGCTGGGACAACAAGGACCGACCCTCATCCAACTTTCGTTTCCCTCGTCTAGCGTCTGCCAATTGAGCAGCGTGCTGACTTGTGTCCATGTCACCTACACAAGTGTGGTACTATTtagtaaaaaaaatactacCAATGATCAATACTCTAATTATACTAATAGGTTAATTCGAATCACACCTTCAGAGGTAGGAGGAAACTTCTCTGGGTTTCGTAGACGGCTTTCACAAATCAAATTAGCCAGCGAACGAGCCTTCTTCTTGCGGGTCATAATATAATGATCCAGCCAATTATCTTTAACCTTCAGCCTAGCCTCCACCTCGTCTTGCTCCCAATATTGCTCCCAATCACATTTCCGAGTACTCtgcaaaaagataaaaaaaactatGGTTCTTGCAACAACATGATACAAATATTTGGTTGTACAAATGGTGAGAATGTCACTTACAATATCACGGTCAACCGTATGACCACAATACAGTCCTACACCAAGCTCCGAGGGAACAAGGCCATATTTTGCCAGCACACCACAAGGGCAGTTCCTTTTTACACGACGACATTGTGGTGCTTCTAGGCATTCTTTTTTTGGCATCTAAATAAATGTGAATTTCAATTACCACACAACAAACACTAATCCACCAATACATAACGAAAACCATAAACGAAACACTATTAATATCCACAACAAACATACATTTGGGTCATAATCATTTCATACAAACATTCCAAACATGGCATCAAGAAAACCATCAATGACAAGTTCCATGAACAAACAACACATGCAACCAAATCCAAACGGATAGAATGAAAGAGGGGAAGGGGGAGCACCTTGGCAAGTCGTCCTAGCCCTCGATCTGGCCTCCCTACAGCTGCATTTAGGATTTAGGGTTCGTGGGcgaagggggagagagagaaacCTGATGAATAATGgatggaggaggaagaagggagccgtGGCTGGTATTTAGGGGGGCCATAGCTCGGCGTTGAGTCCACCAGCGCCGAACTATTGGACTAGGCGCTAATGGATTCAGCGCCGAGCTCGTGGGCCGTGCTAGTCCGTGGGCCGTGACCCCTAAACCTCGGCGTCAAATCACTAAGCGCCGAAATGTGCGGCTCAGCGTCGCTTCACTTATCGCCGACATGTGTGGGCCATGCTGCATGGCGACCAGATTCGTCGCTGA encodes:
- the LOC110432181 gene encoding uncharacterized protein LOC110432181; this translates as MPKKECLEAPQCRRVKRNCPCGVLAKYGLVPSELGVGLYCGHTVDRDISTRKCDWEQYWEQDEVEARLKVKDNWLDHYIMTRKKKARSLANLICESRLRNPEKFPPTSEGDMDTSQHAAQLADARRGKRKLDEGRSLLSQQLASGPAGDPVVVEQVVDDVPHGVSLGPGDFVNQHHMLDEVDDELFSQAAAKAEAEYYQKKATNVLDWGEMDDELDSQVADAMEEAYAAQKTVPVINPSPCREDASSSDEDLLSGYVSPS